From Prosthecobacter debontii, one genomic window encodes:
- a CDS encoding HNH/ENDO VII family nuclease, whose translation MKESGAWEPTQENLARIERGKPPIGNDGLPVELHHRNQNPAGPLDEMTSTTHDTVPHPISPSQIDRVKFSGERTRYWRGRARTLNGQE comes from the coding sequence ATGAAAGAGTCTGGGGCTTGGGAGCCTACGCAGGAAAATCTCGCACGGATAGAGAGAGGAAAACCCCCGATCGGAAATGATGGACTGCCAGTAGAACTACATCACCGTAACCAAAACCCAGCAGGTCCATTGGATGAAATGACCTCAACTACTCATGATACGGTTCCTCATCCAATTAGCCCTTCACAGATTGACAGAGTAAAGTTCAGCGGTGAACGGACTCGCTACTGGAGGGGGCGGGCACGAACACTTAACGGTCAAGAATAA